The DNA segment GTTTTGGCATCAATCAAAAAAACTATTCCCAAGAAAGAATCTAAAAGTGTAACAAGCAGACTATTGGCAGGAGTTTCTCCCAAGCCTTCGGCCTTGATAGGTTCAGTATTCTTCATAATAGCAACTGTGATTGGGGAAGGCGTAAAACTCTCTATTACGAATATAATAAAATAAAATGTTAAAATAAACAACCAAAAAGTTAAAACTCAGCTCATTCGGTCGTTCAATACATTCAGATATTCTATCCAAGGGCCTGTAGCAGTACGGTATTGCTTAGCCATCACCCTTGTAATTTGATTTATATGAGATAAATCGTGCACTGTCCAAGTACTAAGCAATTGCTCAAGCGTAACGTTACCAAATACAGGGTGTACACCCATTTTCTGATAATCTGCAACTGTTATATTTTTACTTTTTAGAATAGCAAGGTTATGTGCTCGTGCTGCAACAAATTCATCCAGTACTTGTGTAAGGGTTTTGCCCTCGCTCTCTTTAAACTGGGCAAAACGGTCAAACGGAACAAAGTTTTTATCGCCGTTTTCGTTCAATATTTTTTCCAAACGCGGTATCCAATCGGTAATCTCACCGTGCAGCAAATGTCCCACCACATCAAACGGGCTCCATGTATCTCCGCCCTCATTATTTTTTGTCCAATCATCGTCTAATCCGTTTAACAGTAACTTTAGCACAGCGGGAGTGCGCTCTAATAATTGCAGCGATTTTTCAAGGTTAAAGTCCATACAAACAAAGCGTTTATCAAAGATAATCCTCTACCATCATAATCGGTTTTGTCATCCAAATCAAAAAAATAGCTTGTTTATTTAATCCTTCATCATTTACTTTGCATTACAAAGTGCTTTTTAAATGAGCAATAAAGAAAATCAATTAAACGACCTGAAAGAGATACGCCAGTTGATGGATCGCTCTTCGCGATTCTTATCACTCAGCGGAATGTCAGGGGTTGCTGCGGGGGTATGCGGAATTGGCTCTGCCATTTTCACACACTTCTACCTTAGCAAGGAAGGGCTTCGTTCTACATTTGAATCGTATGCTTTTATTGAGGTTGAGCTTGAAAAGCGGGTAATTACCAACCTGTTGCTGATTGGTGCAATAACATTGGCACTTGCCATAGCATCAGCCACATTTTTTACCCTAAGAAAAGCAACAAAGAGCAAGCAAAAGATTTGGGATGCCACCACAAAACGGCTGTTTATAAATATGTTGTTGCCGTTGGGTGCGGGGGGCATTTTTTGCCTGGCACTTTTGTACCATAACGAATATGGATTGGTTGCCCCTGCTACATTAGTATTTTACGGATTGGCGCTGCTAAATGCAAGCAAATACACGCTTGACGAAATGCGCTATTTGGGCATCACCGAAATTGTGTTGGGTTTGGTAGCTATGTTTAATGTAGGCTACGGACTTGAGTTTTGGGCGGTAGGTTTTGGCCTGATGCACATTGTATATGGTTTGGTGATGTGGTATAAGTATGACCGTAAAGGATGAAACCACTACTTAACGGATTTGATAAGGCGTTTGAGAACCGCACACGGCTGGCAATAATGAGCGTGCTGATGGTGAACAGCAGCGTTGACTTTAACACGTTGAAGGAAATGCTGGATGTTACCGACGGCAATCTTGCCAGCCACATTACTGCGCTTGAAAAAGCCGGCTACGTAAGCGTGCAAAAGGGTTTTATAGGTAAAAAAACTAATACCACTTATGCCGCCACCCAAGACGGCCAAAAGGCGTTTAGAAACCACCTTGACAGTCTTGAAAATTTTATAAAAAATATAGACTAATTTTTTTTGCATCTACACTTTGTATTTCAAAGTACTTTTTAAAAATAAAAAAATGATAATGAGTATCTCATCCACATTGCAACAACTGCTTCGGAACAAAGACGAAGTAGTAGGCCGTACACTTGGCGAAGGCTTGACCACCAAGGAGTTTACAGCCCTGTTCACCCTATGCCTCGGCCTGATGGTGGGCTACGGTCTTTTAATTGGTGCCCGCTACGATGCCTTGCAGGCGGCGGTATCGGCCATCAAATTACCCCTCCTGTTTTTACTCACGGCGGCTATCTGTTTCCCTACCCTGTATATGTTCTTATCCTACTTGGGCATTCGACAGGGTTTAAAACAACTGATGGGGCTACTACTGTTAAGCCTTACCTACATTAGTTTAGTATTGGCGGCCTTTGCACCGGTTACCTTCTTTTTCTTAATTACAACCAACGGGTATGAGTTTTATAAATTCATAAACATTGTGGTGTTTGGCATTGCAGGATTTATAGGCATCAGGCTTTTCTACGCGCAAATGGGTGAAATAATAAGTACCGCATGGCCTAAGCTGCAAGTAACCACTGACGAAGGCGGGCACTTGATTATGCCTGCAACTAACAATAAGCAAAAAGCGCAGTGGTTTCTGATGGCTTGGGCTGTAATGTTTGCGTTGATTGGAGCACAACTATCCTATACACTTAGCCCATTCTTTGGCGACCCCACAAAAACGTTCATCCTGATAAATGAAGGCGGAAGCAATTTCTTTTTGGATGTAAGAGAAACGATAAGAAACATAAAATAACAGTTATTTATAAGTAACATGAAAACAAAAGATTGGTTTATAATAGTTGGCGGAGTGTTGTTTGCATACCTGTTCTATAAACAGGCGGCAGGACTTAATTATTTAGTATATACCCTTTTTGTAGTGGCAGGCTTGCTACTGAGCAACCCTAAGAATATAACTAACAAACGCTGGTGGTTAAGCATCGCTGCCCTAGCAGTATCGCTTTGCAGCATAGTGTTGTATGGCAGTGTGGTGGCATGGGTAGCAGTTTTATTTTCGCTGTTATTAATAGCGGGCTACAGTAGCAATGCAAGAGCATCAGCAGTGCTTAACTTTATACAAAGCAGTCTAGCAGTCCCATTATCAGTACCCAATTTCTTCAGGCAAAATCACATAGCTGCTGAAAACAAACGACGAGCAACGGGCAAAAAAACAAGTTCGTACGGGTTTGTGTACATTATTATTATTTGCATATTTATATTGTTTGTGCTTCTATACAGTGCATCAAGTACTGCGTTTAGCGAATTATTAAAGCAGATTAATTTCAGCTTTATTTCATTTGGTTGGGTAATGTGCGCCTTGCTGGGCATCTTTGTTTCGTTTGCGCTACTAAAAGGCCGTCGTTTTAAATTCCTTGACCGTGAGGAAACCAAATGGGGGTTACCGCTACTTGCCCCACTTCATCCATTAGAGGGAGAGCATGCCGAAAAAAACACTGTTGAAAACAAAGCCGGCACACTTTTACTTGTCTTGCTAAACATACTATTACTGGTGGTAAACTCCTCGGATATTGCATTTTTGGCTGGCGGAGTCAGTGCCAATCAAAACCTTAATTATTCGGAAATGGTGCATCAGGGTATTGGAGCGTTAATATTCTCTATACTAATTGCAGTAGGTATTATTCTGTATTTCTTCAGGGGAAAATTAAATTTTGATGAAAAAGCAAAAACCTTGCAAGTACTTGCCCTCGTTTGGATGCTGCAAAACCTCTTACTAACAGCTACAGGAGCTTACAAAAACCTTTTATACATTGATATTGAAGACGGCCTGACTTACAAACGGGTGGGGGTTTTCTTTTATTTATTACTTGCTTCAATTGGGTTATTATTTACAGCCGTTAAAGTTTATACCAAAAAACCTAACTGGTATTTAGTACGGGTTAATTTTACCGCCTTTTTTATTGTGCTGATTGCCAGCAGTCCTGTTGATTGGGACGTTGTAATTACCAGCTATAATATTAAACAAGCGGCACAAAAAAATGAAGACCCCGACATAGAGTATTTGCTACGCCTATCTAACCGCAACCTGCCATTGATTGAAGAATGGATGAACAAGGCTGCCGCCGACCCAAAGACGTTGCGCCAATACAAAGCGTGGGAGTATAATAGCTTGGCCGAGAAATTCACTAATAAATCGGTTTTGTTTAATGAACAATACGCTCAAAAAGGCTGGCAATCGTGGAATTTGACCGACCACAATAACTATGAATATTTAAAGGGGCTGAATTACAACAAGTACTTTATTTCTTTAGCCGGAACCGAAACTATTGACACCCTAACAACCCCGATTAATAATGGATACGGCAATTAAAAATAAATACGTTATTGCATTTGTTTTTGCAGTGGCGATGGCCTTTCTAGAGAGTGCGGTGGTGGTGTACCTGCGATATTTGCTTTACCCTGATGGCTTTGTATTTCCACTGCGTGAAATGGCAAACATAATTATCATCACAGAGTTAGGTCGTGAGGCTGCCACCGTGGTGATGCTGATTGCTGTGGGCATGATGCTGGCAAAAACAAAGCTGTCTCGGTTTGCTTGGTTTATGTTCTGCTTTGCCGTGTGGGATATATTTTATTACGTTTTCTTATACGTACTATTAGGTTGGCCGCAGAACATTTTTGAATGGGATATACTATTCTTAATCCCTGTGGCATGGTACGGTCCGGTTATTACCCCGTGTTTGGTTTCATTGAGCATGATAGGACTGGCGGCAATTATTATTGGGTATGAACACAAGGGTGCAGTACGCCGCTTACGCAAGCGAGAATGGGGAACTATGCTAATAGGATGCGGTATTATATTAATCACTTTTATGGGGCCTTTTGTTGAGTATGCAGGCACTAAATACGGCGGCTGGAAATGGCCCGGCACCGAAGAATTGATGAAAGCAGGCTTAACATTTGTACCCTCGCAATATAACTGGCTGCTGTTTATTCTCGGGTTTTGTTTAATTTTAGCAGCAATAGCCGCATACTGGCAAAGGGTGCGCAAAGCAAGTATGGTATTACATTAATTATAAAAAATTATGTGGAAACTACAACTGGCAAGGTATTATGTGCCTGCAATTATAATCGGGGGCATTGTCATTCCGCTTATTGGCGGCTCTCTAAGTAATGATATTTCAGTAATGGTAGCATTAATGATACTAATGCTACTGGTATTTTTAGCTACATTCCCTATTGTTGGGATTATATATGTCACCACAAGCAGAAAGCAGCAATCGCTAAGTCTTGTTTATTTTGGGATGTCATTGGCGTGGGTGTTCCTAACGTTTGTGGCTTATAAACTTTACAATACCCCAATTATTTAGTTGGAGTAGTTTCAATTAATTTTTTTTCTAAAAATTAAACACAAGTTATGTGGAAGGTAACGCTTACCAAATATTACCAAGTAATATTTGCTGCCTGTGCGCTGATAAGCCAACTTGCGGGGCGCATTTGGCTGGACGAGTGGCGATGGTTGCAAATAACACTACTGTTAATCGCTGCATTTGTTGGAACGTACCCCGTTATTGTTTTGATTTACTTTTCATCGAAATCTAAGGATGAAATAGTGAATGCTATTCTAATCCTTTTGGGGCTTATTTGGGTGGTATTGGTGCTTTTTCTTTTCTTATTATACATGGAACCCTTTTTTGGAGGAAGTTGGGGGTAATACTATTGACGGTATGATAGCTGCAATAGTCTTTGTTTTTCTATGCTTTATGATTTTTTATCCCGTTGGGCTACTGGTTTATCTTATTGGTAACAGTAGAAAATATAATAGCATATTTACCATTTTAGGTATTGCTTTTTATACTATTGTTATTCGTGAATTTTCTAAATACGTCATTTGGTATGTAGTTTAAAAACTATTATAACGGGTTCACGTTTTTACTCAAACTTTCCGGCGGATTAAAATCCACCGTTTCCAAGATTACCATATTGGTGAGGGCTTAAGTCCTCACCAATATAGTAATCGTAACAGAACAGGATTTCAATCCTGTTAAAACGCCTGGCAAAGGATTTATCGGGATGGGGCAAATCACACCTCCCTCTGTCCCTCCTTAGCTAGGAGGGATACCACGCGCTGCCCATTGAACACCGAATCAGTTTTAGTAACTGCTACTGCTATTGGGCAGGTGAGCTTGTGCGGTTGTTCCCCTCCTTTGCAAGGCATCAATACTGAGCCTGTCGAAGTATGCGCATAGGGCAAGGAGGGGTTAGGGGTGGTCGAAACAAGAGATTCCCAATCAAGTTGGGAATGACGGGATGCGGTCAGACCCTAAGTTGCTATCAATAGCATCGGGATTTATTCCCGATGTAAATGAGTTATGTAGTCGCGAAAGAATTACTGGTCACCTAAAATACGGACTTCCAAACCGTCCATTTCCTCAGTGATTTTTATTTGACAGCCCAAACGACTGGTAGGCGTAATATTCGGCACTGTATCAAGCATGGCCATTTCATCGTCGTTTTCTGGAGTAAGGGGCACATCGTTCAGCACCTCAACGTGGCAGGTAGCACAAAGAGCCATGCCTCCACACCGAGCCTCAATGGGGTAACCGCTGCCTTTTAAAACCTCCATCAAGCTAAGAGCCATATCCGTGGGAGCAACAACGGGTTCTTTTTCCCCATTATCGTTCAGCACGTAAACTGTTATTTCGCTATTCATTTATTGAATTACAGATTTTTCGACTTGTTGATTTATAGATTAATGTCCACAAAACTACTTTGTTCAATCAACTAATCTATAAATCATCAAATCAAAATTTAAAAAGATTGAATACCGTTTACGGTAGTATATTTAAGGTTTAACACCTTACCGGGATTCATGTAACGGAAGGCACCGTGCGACATTAAGGCCGCCTCGTGGAAACCGCTTAGTATCAGCTTTAATTTGCCGGGGTAGGTATTGATATCACCAATGGCAAACACACCGGGCACATTAGTTTCAAACTTTTCAGTGTCCACCTCAATGGCCTGTTTATCAATATTTAGTCCCCAAGCCTCAATAGGCCCCAATTTAGGGCTAAGGCCAAACAATGGGATAAAATAATCAATATCAACAGGGTAGCTGGTTTTATCTTTATCTTGTATCGTGAGGCTTTTTAATACGCCGTTACCGTTCAACTCTGTGATGTTACTGCTTAGATACAAGTTAATTTTACCAGCCTGAGCCAATTGAGCCACTTTTTGAGCACTATCAGGTGCACCCCTAAAGCTTTCGTTACGGTGTACCAACGATAGTTCAGAAGCTACATCGGCAAGGTAAATGGCCCAATCCAAGGCACTGTCTCCGCCACCTGCCAAAACTACCTTTTTGCCCCTGTACGTTTCGGGGTCTTTTATCATGTAAGTAATGCCCTTGCCTTCAAATTGTTCAATGTTAGCAAGTGCGGGTTTACGGGGTTCAAAACAACCCAATCCACCGGCAATACAAACTGCTTTGGCGTGTACTTTTGTTCCCTCGTTGGTGGTTACTATAAAAGTGCCGTCTTCTTGTTTGTCAAGTCCTTCAACCCTTTCTCCCAATGTAAAAGTGGGATGAAAAGGCGCAATTTGCTCCATCAGGTTATCAATCAGCTCTTGTGCTAAGATACTGGGGTAGCCGGGAATATCGTAAATGGGTTTTTTGGGGTAAATCTCACTCAACTGACCGCCTACTTGTGGCAACACATCCATCACATGGCAACGAAGCTTCAGCAAGCCGGCCTCAAAAACAGCGAACAAGCCTACAGGGCCCGCGCCTATTATACATATATCGGTCGTTATCATTTGTAATCGTTCTAAATAACGCCGCAAAGGTACAACAAGCGTTAGTTTATTTGAAATGATATGAGTCAGGTATATTGCATAATGTCCTTATGCTTGTTACAAAAGCCGCTAACGCTTGCCACACTTCGGTTACAGGAAGGGCGAAAAACAATATGCCCCTCGTTTCACAAGGGCATTTGTATTACCTCAACATCAAATTTAACCCCCGCATAATCACAAAGAATGTAAAAGGTAGTAATTTGCAACACTTTTTATATGAGGTTTTCATTACTCATACTCGCAACATTAGCAGCCAGTTCGTTAAAAGCTCAGGTGCTGCCCTCGTTCGGTAATTCGCGCACCGGCACCACCGGTATGCAATTTTTAAAAATTGCCCCCGATGCCCGCAGCACAGGCATGGCCGGAAGCTTTGTTTCTGTATCTGATGACTTAAGCGCCTTGTATTGGAACCCTGCTGCTCTATCTCGCATTGATACTGCAAAGTATCACGTGCAAGCAGGCAATACATTGTACTATGCAGGTATAAATATGGCTTGGGGTGCATTTGCCATGCGCAGCGGCCAGCAAGCCTTTTGGGGTGTCAATGTAATGTCGCTGAATACGGGCGAGATGGATGAAACTACCGAATACCAACCGCTTGGAACGGGACGAAAGTTTTCACCATCAAGTTTTGTAATTAGTGCTTCGTATGCCCGTATCCTTACCAGCAACTTTACGTTTGGTATGACGGGTAAATACGCCCGCGAAGGAATGGCAGGTGTGGCGGTAAATAACGTAATGTTTGACTTAGGGCTTGATTATCTGATACGCGAAGTACGCAACCTGCGTTTTGCGGTTACCCTTACCAACTTTGGTATTAACGTACAACCCAGCGGAAAGGTGAGCGTATTGAAAAATACAGGTGAGCAGGAAATCACCAATTTTGAGACTCTTTCTGTACCCACTACGTTTCGATTAGGTGCTTCGATAGATGCTGTTAAAGCAAAAAACCAAGTATTGCGCACCTCGTTGCAGCTAAACCACCCTGCCGATAATAATGAAACCCTTGCGTTGGGACTTGAATATGGCATTAAAAATATGCTGTTTATCCGCACAGGATATGAAATAGGGCAGGACGAAGACGGTTTCCCCCCGATTGGTGTGGGCTATATGCTGCCCCGTCGTTTTGGTAAATTCAGCATTGATTACAGCTTAAACAATAAAACCCGCTTGGGCAATGTACACCGCCTGACGCTGGGAATACGATTGAAATAAATGGTGAAAAAGCCTTTATATATTGCCCTTTTGTGCGGCGTGGTAATAAGCTCGTCGTGTAATTTCTTTTTCGGTAAGAAAGAGAACGATACCACCAACGAGATTTTTGAGCAAGGTAAGATTGACCCCGAATTAGTACCCCAAAACGTAGGGTATGTACCCGTGCTGCCATTCTTTTCAGGGTTTGTAAACCCTGTGGATGTGTATGTGGGCTATGATGAAATGGTGTATGTGGTGGATGATATGGGCGTGCACGTTCTCGACCAAAAAGGTACCCGCTACCGTACAATTGCTATACCCGGCGCAACGGATGTGGTAATGGATCGCCGCTTGCATTTGTACGTGGCCGGCAGAATTACCCAAAACATTGGCGGACAAGACTATGATTTGGCTGCGGTGTACCATATTATTAACCCTTCAGGGGCAGGCAGTCCTGTTTTTACCGACACTTTGATACATCCCGCTGCTGATTTATCGCGCCAGCAGGTTGCATTTCGTGGGGCAGATGATGTGGCCGTGAAGTTTTCCGGATTAACGGTGTTGGAAGATAATACCTTGTATGTTTCTCGCACAGGGCCTAAAAACGATTTTAATACTGCCGCAAGGCCGGATAATACCATCCTGATTTTTAACGCCAACGGTGCAAACATTGGTTACACTAACGGACTTAATCCCCAAACATCCAGCTTGCGCTCTTGCTTGGGTGTATCGGCCATTGCAGGGTTTGCAGCTCCGCCGCAACGCTTGTTCGGCATGGATAAAAGCCGTGATTTTATACTTTGCCAAGCCGATACCAATCCTTCGGTAGAGTTTAGGGTGCTATGGATTAAAGAAACTTTCGACCCTGATTTGGGTTCGCGCAGTTACGGAGAAAATACGGCGTTGCTAAACTTTGACACCTCTAAAAGCAACCGTTTCTTATACCAATCTTTCCGTTTTGGCAATCCTGCCGACGTTTACATTGCTACGGATGCTACGGGCTATATTTTTGTAGCCGATAGCAAAAAAGACTCGATATACCAATTTACCCGCGCAGGGATTGAAGGTGTAAACCCACCTGCCAACTTCCCTACCCGCAAGCAAATTATTGCCTCGTTTGGCGGTAAGGGTGCAGGTCCGTTCCAGTTTAACCAGCCCAGCGGCATCAGTTATTTTAAAGAAATTGTGTACGTGGCCGATAAAGGCAACGGCCGCATTTGCCGCTACAAGCTGAGTACGGATATTGAGTAATTCTCTACTATTAAAATCGGTTTATCTTGCTCATTTTATCAAAATCATCCTTTCGGGTGATGCGCCGTCCGGCTATCTTTGGCTTTTATTGCCCCATAATTTTAATTTACTATGAAACGAGTAACCGGCATTGGTGGCGCCTTTTTCAAGGCCCGCGACACAAAAGCATTAGCGGCTTGGTATGATAAGCAT comes from the Bacteroidota bacterium genome and includes:
- a CDS encoding PorV/PorQ family protein, whose protein sequence is MRFSLLILATLAASSLKAQVLPSFGNSRTGTTGMQFLKIAPDARSTGMAGSFVSVSDDLSALYWNPAALSRIDTAKYHVQAGNTLYYAGINMAWGAFAMRSGQQAFWGVNVMSLNTGEMDETTEYQPLGTGRKFSPSSFVISASYARILTSNFTFGMTGKYAREGMAGVAVNNVMFDLGLDYLIREVRNLRFAVTLTNFGINVQPSGKVSVLKNTGEQEITNFETLSVPTTFRLGASIDAVKAKNQVLRTSLQLNHPADNNETLALGLEYGIKNMLFIRTGYEIGQDEDGFPPIGVGYMLPRRFGKFSIDYSLNNKTRLGNVHRLTLGIRLK
- a CDS encoding DinB family protein; the encoded protein is MDFNLEKSLQLLERTPAVLKLLLNGLDDDWTKNNEGGDTWSPFDVVGHLLHGEITDWIPRLEKILNENGDKNFVPFDRFAQFKESEGKTLTQVLDEFVAARAHNLAILKSKNITVADYQKMGVHPVFGNVTLEQLLSTWTVHDLSHINQITRVMAKQYRTATGPWIEYLNVLNDRMS
- a CDS encoding transcriptional regulator; translation: MKPLLNGFDKAFENRTRLAIMSVLMVNSSVDFNTLKEMLDVTDGNLASHITALEKAGYVSVQKGFIGKKTNTTYAATQDGQKAFRNHLDSLENFIKNID
- a CDS encoding NAD(P)/FAD-dependent oxidoreductase; translation: MITTDICIIGAGPVGLFAVFEAGLLKLRCHVMDVLPQVGGQLSEIYPKKPIYDIPGYPSILAQELIDNLMEQIAPFHPTFTLGERVEGLDKQEDGTFIVTTNEGTKVHAKAVCIAGGLGCFEPRKPALANIEQFEGKGITYMIKDPETYRGKKVVLAGGGDSALDWAIYLADVASELSLVHRNESFRGAPDSAQKVAQLAQAGKINLYLSSNITELNGNGVLKSLTIQDKDKTSYPVDIDYFIPLFGLSPKLGPIEAWGLNIDKQAIEVDTEKFETNVPGVFAIGDINTYPGKLKLILSGFHEAALMSHGAFRYMNPGKVLNLKYTTVNGIQSF
- a CDS encoding 2Fe-2S iron-sulfur cluster binding domain-containing protein gives rise to the protein MNSEITVYVLNDNGEKEPVVAPTDMALSLMEVLKGSGYPIEARCGGMALCATCHVEVLNDVPLTPENDDEMAMLDTVPNITPTSRLGCQIKITEEMDGLEVRILGDQ
- a CDS encoding DUF4173 domain-containing protein, with the translated sequence MKTKDWFIIVGGVLFAYLFYKQAAGLNYLVYTLFVVAGLLLSNPKNITNKRWWLSIAALAVSLCSIVLYGSVVAWVAVLFSLLLIAGYSSNARASAVLNFIQSSLAVPLSVPNFFRQNHIAAENKRRATGKKTSSYGFVYIIIICIFILFVLLYSASSTAFSELLKQINFSFISFGWVMCALLGIFVSFALLKGRRFKFLDREETKWGLPLLAPLHPLEGEHAEKNTVENKAGTLLLVLLNILLLVVNSSDIAFLAGGVSANQNLNYSEMVHQGIGALIFSILIAVGIILYFFRGKLNFDEKAKTLQVLALVWMLQNLLLTATGAYKNLLYIDIEDGLTYKRVGVFFYLLLASIGLLFTAVKVYTKKPNWYLVRVNFTAFFIVLIASSPVDWDVVITSYNIKQAAQKNEDPDIEYLLRLSNRNLPLIEEWMNKAAADPKTLRQYKAWEYNSLAEKFTNKSVLFNEQYAQKGWQSWNLTDHNNYEYLKGLNYNKYFISLAGTETIDTLTTPINNGYGN